In Dromiciops gliroides isolate mDroGli1 chromosome 4, mDroGli1.pri, whole genome shotgun sequence, one DNA window encodes the following:
- the LOC122755482 gene encoding DLA class II histocompatibility antigen, DR-1 beta chain-like produces MVSVPAADAAPGRSAEDAVIQGKGDCYFTNGTERVRFVARYIYNDQEYVRFDSDVGKFVAVTELGRPDAEYWNSQQELMEEHRAYVDTLCRHNYNNNRPFTVERRVQPRVTISPSKTEALQHLLVCSVTGFYPSKIKVSWFKNGQEETAGVVSTGVIQNGDWTYQTLVMLEVIPQSRDVYTCSVDHASLQSPVTVEWRAQSESAQSKLLSGIGGFVLGLIFLSVGLIIHLKNQKGRTGPQPAGLLR; encoded by the exons ATGGTCAGTGTGCCGGCGGCTGACGCTGCTCCGGGTCGGTCCGCAGAGGATGCCGTGATCCAGGGCAAGGGTGACTGTTACTTCACCAACGGCACGGAGCGAGTGCGGTTTGTGGCGAGATACATCTACAATGACCAGGAATATGTCCGCTTCGACAGCGACGTGGGGAAGTTCGTGGCTGTCACGGAGCTGGGGCGGCCCGATGCTGAGTATTGGAACAGTCAGCAGGAGCTCATGGAGGAACATCGAGCCTACGTGGACACGCTGTGCAGACACAACTACAATAATAACAGGCCCTTCACGGTGGAGAGAAGAG tcCAGCCCAGGGTGACCATCTCCCCCTCCAAGACAGAGGCCCTGCAGCACCTGCTGGTCTGCTCTGTCACTGGCTTCTATCCAAGCAAGATCAAGGTCAGCTGGTTCAAGAATGGGCAGGAAGAGACAGCTGGGGTTGTGTCCACGGGTGTGATACAGAATGGAGACTGGACCTACCAGACCCTGGTCATGTTGGAAGTGATTCCCCAGAGCAGAGATGTCTACACCTGCAGCGTGGACCATGCCAGCCTACAGAGCCCCGTCACTGTGGAATGGA GGGCACAGTCTGAATCTGCCCAGAGCAAATTGCTGAGTGGAATTGGAGGCTTTGTCCTGGGGCTGATCTTCCTCAGTGTAGGACTGATCATCCACCTGAAGAACCAGAAAG GACGCACTGGGCCTCAGCCTGCAG GCCTGCTGAGGTGA